One genomic window of Conger conger chromosome 9, fConCon1.1, whole genome shotgun sequence includes the following:
- the LOC133136677 gene encoding CMP-N-acetylneuraminate-beta-galactosamide-alpha-2,3-sialyltransferase 1-like codes for MAFSCDKSGDMDVLKRFVNQGSSSPTEMHWRQAHSALETGLSDHRTSGDMDVLKRFVNQGSSSPTEMHWRQAHSALETGLSDHRTSDKPVSRALCACRQCISVEDEDPWFMKRFNTSISPLLSQENAILPKSTYYWWQRLQTKQNANYGDVVRKLFKVVPGNGHYNDSGPNRCRTCAVVGNSGNLNGSDYGALIDSNDFIIRMNRAPILGYEKDLGNRTTHRVMCPESATNLQKDTSLLLIPFKTLDLEWITSALTTGTVKRTRMRVMAKINADKNKVLIYNPEFFKYVYDVWLERHGKYPSTGFLTLMFAIHVCDEVNVFGFGAAKDGTWQHYWEKNKFTRRKPTGWHAGDYESMTLKLLACKKRKIKLFEGK; via the exons ATGGCGTTCTCCTGCGACAAGAGCGGCGATATGGACGTGTTAAAGCGCTTCGTGAACCAGGGGTCTTCATCCCCAACAGAGATGCACTGGCGGCAGGCACACAGTGCCCTGGAGACGGGTTTGTCGGACCACCGGACG AGCGGCGATATGGACGTGTTAAAGCGCTTCGTGAACCAGGGGTCTTCATCCCCAACAGAGATGCACTGGCGGCAGGCACACAGTGCCCTGGAGACGGGTTTGTCGGACCACCGGACG TCCGACAAACCCGTCTCCAGGGCACTGTGTGCCTGCCGCCAGTGCATCTCTGTTGAGGATGAAGACCCCTGGTTCATGAAGCGCTTTAACACGTCCATATCGCCGCTCTTGTCGCAGGAGAACGCCATACTTCCGAAGAGCACCTATTACTGGTGGCAg AGGCTACAGACTAAGCAAAATGCCAACTACGGAGATGTGGTGCGGAAACTATTCAAGGTCGTCCCTGGCAACGGACATTACAACGACTCAGGGCCCAATCGCTGCAGGACTTGCGCTGTAGTCGGGAATTCTGGGAACCTCAACGGATCCGATTACGGAGCcctcattgactccaatgacTTCATCATAAG AATGAACAGAGCTCCCATTTTGGGCTATGAAAAGGACTTAGGGAACAGAACCACCCATCGTGTCATGTGCCCAGAAAGTGCCACAAACCTGCAAAAGGACACAAGTCTGCTGCTGATACCATTCAAGACTTTGGATCTGGAGTGGATCACTAGTGCTCTGACCACAGGCACTGTGAAACG CACCCGTATGCGTGTGATGGCCAAGATTAATGCAGACAAGAATAAG GTGTTAATTTACAACCCTGAGTTCTTCAAGTACGTCTATGATGTGTGGCTTGAACGCCATGGGAAATATCCCTCCACCGGCTTCTTAACCTTGATGTTCGCCATCCACGTATGTGATGAG gtgaatgtttttggatttggagCAGCCAAGGACGGAACCTGGCAGCATTactgggagaaaaacaaatttaCACGTAGAAAGCCAACCGGATGGCATGCTGGAGACTATGAGTCCATGACCTTGAAGCTGCTGgcctgtaaaaaaagaaaaatcaagttGTTTGAAGGGAAATGA